One genomic segment of Diceros bicornis minor isolate mBicDic1 chromosome 13, mDicBic1.mat.cur, whole genome shotgun sequence includes these proteins:
- the THEMIS2 gene encoding protein THEMIS2 isoform X1: MEPASLQDFVCALDPASLPRVLRVCSGVYFQGSIYEISGNECCLSTGDLIKVTQIRLQKVVCENPRTGQTMELAPNFQGCFSPLTGPQSYGTLEELVSAVTHSSKKLPVCFLSTHRITTDTRVVPEDEPLMLEAVETRFGTCCARCVLGTGAHRVILHLPLSQQGPFWEWKPGAPRTLLQALKDPAMRDLLLTCPTIPWRALILRPQYELQAIMHLRRTIVKIPSNLEVDVEDITATSQHVHFIQPLLLSEVLARGGPFPLPTEILEVPEGPPIFLSPWMGSLQKGERLCIYGLASPPWRVLVSTKGRKVPRHFMVSGAYQGKLRRRPREFSTAYDLLGALQPGRPLRVVATKDYEGEGVENSGFASLAVGDRLEVLRSGQAHGVQGRDVDVLVCQRLSDQTREEEEEEEAEDQEQVVLPLYFSGGFVEEMSDGRRYSLEDLTTQFSLPCEVKVVAKDTSHTADPLPSFPGLRLEEKITEPFLVVGLDSKPGMCFEIPPRWLDLTIVEAEGQPGPPAGSLPVATVEELTEAFYYHLRKLPAFESQTPPPRPPKRQGLSKQKQPSSKERGNKSSQVLEMQQPPLLPKAKKKTLPEVAKDRSNMYSKIPAHKKGLRPTKPDIQAPDDDEHDYEEIAEQFRNTV, encoded by the exons ATGGAGCCGGCGTCGCTGCAGGACTTCGTCTGCGCTCTGGACCCCGCCTCCCTCCCGCGCGTGCTGCGGGTCTGCTCGGGGGTCTACTTCCAGG GCTCCATCTACGAGATCTCTGGGAATGAGTGCTGCCTCTCCACGGGGGACCTGATCAAGGTCACCCAGATTCGCCTCCAGAAGGTGGTCTGCGAGAACCCGAGGACGGGCCAGACCATGGAGCTCGCCCCCAACTTCCAGG GCTGCTTCAGTCCCCTCACGGGCCCCCAGAGCTATGGAACCCTGGAGGAGCTGGTCTCTGCTGTAACCCACAGCTCCAAGAAGCTGCCCGTTTGCTTCCTGTCGACCCACAGAATCACCACcgacaccagggtggtgcctgaGGACGAGCCCCTCATGCTTGAGGCTGTGGAAACGCGCTTCGGGACCTGCTGTGCCCGCTGTGTGCTGGGTACAGGAGCCCATCGGGTCATTCTGCACCTGCCCCTGTCCCAGCAGGGGCCCTTCTGGGAATGGAAGCCTGGTGCCCCTCGGACCCTGCTCCAAGCCCTGAAGGACCCAGCCATGAGGGacctcctcctcacctgcccCACCATCCCCTGGCGTGCTCTGATCCTGAGGCCCCAGTATGAGCTCCAAGCCATCATGCACC TGCGCAGGACCATCGTCAAGATCCCCTCCAACCTGGAGGTCGACGTGGAAGATATCACTGCCACCTCTCAGCACGTCCACTTCATCCAACCGCTGTTGCTGAGCGAGGTCCTGGCCCGAGGAGGACCCTTCCCCCTGCCCACAGAGATTCTGGAAGTTCCAGAGGGGCCCCCCATCTTCCTCAGTCCGTGGATGGGCTCCTTGCAGAAAGGCGAGAGGCTCTGCATCTATGGCTTGGCCTCACCCCCTTGGCGGGTCCTGGTCTCAACCAAGGGCCGGAAGGTGCCCAGACACTTCATGGTCTCAGGGGCCTACCAGGGCAAGCTGCGGCGGCGGCCAAGAGAGTTCTCCACGGCCTATGACCTTCTGGGTGCTCTCCAGCCAGGCCGGCCACTCCGGGTGGTGGCCACGAAGGACTATGAGGGCGAGGGAGTGGAGAACTCCGGGTTCGCTTCCCTGGCTGTGGGTGACAGGCTGGAGGTGTTGAGGTCTGGCCAGGCCCATGGGGTTCAAGGCAGGGATGTAGATGTCTTGGTGTGTCAGCGGCTGAGTGACCAGaccagggaggaagaggaggaagaggaggcggaGGACCAAGAACAGGTTGTGCTGCCCCTCTACTTCTCCGGCGGCTTCGTGGAGGAGATGAGCGATGGCCGACGCTACAGCCTGGAGGATTTGACTACCCAGTTCTCACTGCCCTGTGAGGTCAAGGTGGTGGCCAAGGATACTAGCCACACTGCTGACCCTCTGCCCTCCTTCCCGGGCCTGCGGCTGGAGGAGAAGATCACGGAACCCTTCTTGGTGGTCGGCCTGGACTCCAAGCCTGGGATGTGCTTTGAGATCCCTCCCCGGTGGCTGGACCTGACTATTGTGGAGGCCGAGGGGCAGCCAGGCCCGCCAGCTGGGTCTCTCCCCGTAGCCACAGTGGAGGAGCTGACGGAGGCCTTCTACTACCACCTTCGGAAGTTACCCGCCTTTGAGAGCCAAacccccccgccccggcccccaaAACGTCAGGGCCTCAGCAAGCAGAAGCAGCCGAGCAGCAAGGAGAGAGGCAATAAG TCTTCTCAAGTCTTAGAAATGCAGCAACCCCCTCTGCTGCCCAAAGCCAAGAAGAAGACCTTACCAGAGGTTGCCAAAGATAGGTCAAATATGTACAGCAAGATTCCTGCCCACAAGAAGGGCCTCAGGCCCACCAAGCCCGATATACAGGCTCCAG ATGATGATGAACACGATTACGAAGAAATAGCTGAGCAATTTCGGAACACCGTCTAG
- the THEMIS2 gene encoding protein THEMIS2 isoform X2: MELAPNFQGCFSPLTGPQSYGTLEELVSAVTHSSKKLPVCFLSTHRITTDTRVVPEDEPLMLEAVETRFGTCCARCVLGTGAHRVILHLPLSQQGPFWEWKPGAPRTLLQALKDPAMRDLLLTCPTIPWRALILRPQYELQAIMHLRRTIVKIPSNLEVDVEDITATSQHVHFIQPLLLSEVLARGGPFPLPTEILEVPEGPPIFLSPWMGSLQKGERLCIYGLASPPWRVLVSTKGRKVPRHFMVSGAYQGKLRRRPREFSTAYDLLGALQPGRPLRVVATKDYEGEGVENSGFASLAVGDRLEVLRSGQAHGVQGRDVDVLVCQRLSDQTREEEEEEEAEDQEQVVLPLYFSGGFVEEMSDGRRYSLEDLTTQFSLPCEVKVVAKDTSHTADPLPSFPGLRLEEKITEPFLVVGLDSKPGMCFEIPPRWLDLTIVEAEGQPGPPAGSLPVATVEELTEAFYYHLRKLPAFESQTPPPRPPKRQGLSKQKQPSSKERGNKSSQVLEMQQPPLLPKAKKKTLPEVAKDRSNMYSKIPAHKKGLRPTKPDIQAPDDDEHDYEEIAEQFRNTV; this comes from the exons ATGGAGCTCGCCCCCAACTTCCAGG GCTGCTTCAGTCCCCTCACGGGCCCCCAGAGCTATGGAACCCTGGAGGAGCTGGTCTCTGCTGTAACCCACAGCTCCAAGAAGCTGCCCGTTTGCTTCCTGTCGACCCACAGAATCACCACcgacaccagggtggtgcctgaGGACGAGCCCCTCATGCTTGAGGCTGTGGAAACGCGCTTCGGGACCTGCTGTGCCCGCTGTGTGCTGGGTACAGGAGCCCATCGGGTCATTCTGCACCTGCCCCTGTCCCAGCAGGGGCCCTTCTGGGAATGGAAGCCTGGTGCCCCTCGGACCCTGCTCCAAGCCCTGAAGGACCCAGCCATGAGGGacctcctcctcacctgcccCACCATCCCCTGGCGTGCTCTGATCCTGAGGCCCCAGTATGAGCTCCAAGCCATCATGCACC TGCGCAGGACCATCGTCAAGATCCCCTCCAACCTGGAGGTCGACGTGGAAGATATCACTGCCACCTCTCAGCACGTCCACTTCATCCAACCGCTGTTGCTGAGCGAGGTCCTGGCCCGAGGAGGACCCTTCCCCCTGCCCACAGAGATTCTGGAAGTTCCAGAGGGGCCCCCCATCTTCCTCAGTCCGTGGATGGGCTCCTTGCAGAAAGGCGAGAGGCTCTGCATCTATGGCTTGGCCTCACCCCCTTGGCGGGTCCTGGTCTCAACCAAGGGCCGGAAGGTGCCCAGACACTTCATGGTCTCAGGGGCCTACCAGGGCAAGCTGCGGCGGCGGCCAAGAGAGTTCTCCACGGCCTATGACCTTCTGGGTGCTCTCCAGCCAGGCCGGCCACTCCGGGTGGTGGCCACGAAGGACTATGAGGGCGAGGGAGTGGAGAACTCCGGGTTCGCTTCCCTGGCTGTGGGTGACAGGCTGGAGGTGTTGAGGTCTGGCCAGGCCCATGGGGTTCAAGGCAGGGATGTAGATGTCTTGGTGTGTCAGCGGCTGAGTGACCAGaccagggaggaagaggaggaagaggaggcggaGGACCAAGAACAGGTTGTGCTGCCCCTCTACTTCTCCGGCGGCTTCGTGGAGGAGATGAGCGATGGCCGACGCTACAGCCTGGAGGATTTGACTACCCAGTTCTCACTGCCCTGTGAGGTCAAGGTGGTGGCCAAGGATACTAGCCACACTGCTGACCCTCTGCCCTCCTTCCCGGGCCTGCGGCTGGAGGAGAAGATCACGGAACCCTTCTTGGTGGTCGGCCTGGACTCCAAGCCTGGGATGTGCTTTGAGATCCCTCCCCGGTGGCTGGACCTGACTATTGTGGAGGCCGAGGGGCAGCCAGGCCCGCCAGCTGGGTCTCTCCCCGTAGCCACAGTGGAGGAGCTGACGGAGGCCTTCTACTACCACCTTCGGAAGTTACCCGCCTTTGAGAGCCAAacccccccgccccggcccccaaAACGTCAGGGCCTCAGCAAGCAGAAGCAGCCGAGCAGCAAGGAGAGAGGCAATAAG TCTTCTCAAGTCTTAGAAATGCAGCAACCCCCTCTGCTGCCCAAAGCCAAGAAGAAGACCTTACCAGAGGTTGCCAAAGATAGGTCAAATATGTACAGCAAGATTCCTGCCCACAAGAAGGGCCTCAGGCCCACCAAGCCCGATATACAGGCTCCAG ATGATGATGAACACGATTACGAAGAAATAGCTGAGCAATTTCGGAACACCGTCTAG